A stretch of the Porifericola rhodea genome encodes the following:
- a CDS encoding sigma-54-dependent transcriptional regulator, producing MRKIIKIFCVEDDLMYSKMIKLTLEKNSDYEVKVFSSGEELFNNLGENPDIITIDYNLPGLSGLDVLRRVQKYNPEISTIIVSGQEEVSVAVECYREGANYYIIKNPNTFAELEQCVGKLTSHIQLRREVDNLKDQIIDRHKYSSIIGESQSVLKTISLLQKIEHTNIQVLVTGESGTGKEVISRAIHYNSPRKRKPFVAVNVAAIPEDLIESELFGHEKGAFTGANSKRIGKFEEASGGTILLDEIGEMDISLQTKLLRVLQEESVCRIGSNKEIKIDARVIAATNKNLAQRVKEGKFREDLYYRLQGYIIELSPLRDRGNDVLLLARNFLQEFCTQSKITPKSFSRDALEAMLHHNWPGNIRELKSFVERAALICDGDKIEVEDLMFSPSIA from the coding sequence ATGAGAAAGATTATAAAAATATTTTGCGTAGAGGATGATCTCATGTATAGCAAAATGATCAAGCTTACCCTTGAGAAAAATAGCGATTATGAGGTAAAGGTATTTTCATCCGGTGAAGAACTATTCAACAATCTTGGCGAGAACCCAGACATCATTACCATAGACTATAACCTTCCTGGTTTAAGTGGGCTGGATGTTCTAAGGAGGGTGCAAAAGTATAACCCCGAGATATCCACAATTATTGTTTCTGGCCAGGAGGAAGTGAGTGTGGCAGTAGAGTGTTATAGAGAAGGAGCTAACTACTACATCATTAAAAATCCGAATACCTTTGCTGAACTAGAGCAATGTGTAGGCAAATTGACCAGTCACATACAACTGAGACGAGAAGTAGATAACCTTAAAGACCAGATTATAGATAGACATAAATACTCTTCAATTATAGGAGAAAGTCAATCTGTTTTAAAAACTATAAGCTTACTGCAAAAGATAGAGCACACTAATATTCAGGTGCTGGTTACTGGTGAAAGTGGAACGGGTAAAGAAGTTATTTCTCGAGCTATCCACTATAATTCTCCTCGTAAAAGAAAGCCTTTTGTAGCTGTAAATGTAGCAGCCATTCCAGAAGACCTCATTGAGAGTGAGCTTTTCGGGCACGAGAAAGGGGCATTTACGGGTGCCAACAGTAAGCGCATAGGCAAATTTGAAGAGGCAAGTGGGGGAACCATACTGTTAGATGAAATTGGTGAAATGGATATCAGTCTTCAGACTAAATTGCTTAGGGTACTTCAGGAAGAATCAGTTTGCAGAATAGGAAGCAACAAAGAAATTAAAATTGATGCTCGTGTTATTGCAGCCACCAATAAAAACCTTGCTCAAAGAGTAAAAGAAGGTAAGTTTCGTGAAGATCTATATTATAGGCTACAGGGTTACATTATAGAACTTTCCCCTTTGCGTGATAGAGGTAATGATGTACTCTTACTTGCCAGAAACTTTCTACAAGAGTTTTGTACACAAAGCAAGATTACGCCTAAATCCTTTTCCAGAGATGCCCTGGAGGCCATGCTACATCACAACTGGCCTGGTAATATTCGTGAACTTAAGTCTTTTGTTGAACGTGCTG
- a CDS encoding NAD(P)/FAD-dependent oxidoreductase gives MLRSNQFDVIIVGGSYSGLSAALALGRSVRKTLIIDSGKPCNTSTPHSHNFLTQDGKTPSEISAIAKEQVLKYESVQFYKGLASSAKKMIDSFSILTESGEEFIGRKVIFATGIKDIMPDIEGFAECWGKSIIHCPYCHGYEVKGKKTGVLSNDNFTLDYLKMIKNLSPDITLLTNGKVNFSKDDLNRIKRNNISIVETVIDSFEQENGKLKSVLFQNGEKLSLNVLYTHPPFVQHSEIPQMLGCKINENGLIEVDEGGRTSVSGLYACGDNSSMRSLTVASFTGMVAGVHVNKLLCDEEFL, from the coding sequence ATGCTAAGATCTAATCAATTTGATGTAATAATAGTAGGAGGGAGTTATTCTGGATTATCTGCTGCGCTGGCACTAGGTCGTTCTGTCAGAAAGACATTAATAATAGATAGCGGGAAACCGTGTAATACAAGCACACCTCATTCTCACAACTTTCTGACTCAAGATGGTAAAACTCCTTCGGAGATTTCTGCTATTGCAAAAGAGCAGGTACTGAAATACGAAAGTGTTCAGTTCTACAAAGGTTTGGCAAGCAGTGCTAAAAAGATGATTGACAGTTTCTCAATCCTAACAGAAAGTGGAGAGGAGTTTATAGGAAGAAAAGTGATTTTTGCCACAGGTATCAAAGATATAATGCCTGATATAGAAGGCTTTGCAGAATGTTGGGGAAAAAGCATTATCCACTGTCCTTACTGTCATGGCTATGAAGTAAAAGGTAAAAAAACAGGAGTACTTTCCAATGACAATTTTACACTGGACTATTTGAAAATGATTAAAAACTTAAGTCCAGATATAACATTGCTTACAAATGGTAAGGTAAACTTTAGCAAAGATGATTTGAATAGGATAAAGCGAAACAATATATCTATTGTAGAAACCGTAATTGATTCTTTTGAGCAAGAAAACGGAAAACTTAAAAGCGTATTGTTTCAAAATGGTGAGAAGCTAAGTTTAAACGTGCTGTATACTCATCCGCCATTTGTTCAGCATTCAGAAATACCACAAATGTTAGGTTGTAAGATTAACGAAAACGGACTGATTGAAGTAGATGAAGGAGGGAGAACTTCTGTATCTGGACTTTATGCATGTGGGGATAATTCCTCTATGCGTTCACTCACTGTGGCATCATTTACTGGAATGGTAGCAGGCGTGCACGTGAACAAATTACTTTGCGATGAAGAATTTTTGTAG
- a CDS encoding 3-oxoacyl-ACP synthase, with product MNQDEGLVLKEKLFTACEISLSRRLQDVKTAINEAQEAANQETKSSAGDKHETGRAMMQLETEKLNRQLQEILNEQEALKMIRINNLKTRVERGALVITNHLKLFVAISAGRLEVEEDTYFAISIKTPLGQALQGKEAGEVITFQAKTHKILQVF from the coding sequence ATGAATCAGGATGAGGGATTAGTGCTTAAAGAAAAGTTATTTACAGCATGTGAAATAAGTCTTTCAAGGAGACTTCAGGATGTAAAAACTGCAATAAACGAAGCTCAGGAGGCAGCAAACCAGGAGACAAAAAGTAGCGCGGGTGATAAGCATGAAACCGGTCGTGCTATGATGCAACTGGAAACAGAAAAGCTCAACCGACAATTACAGGAAATTTTGAACGAGCAGGAAGCGCTGAAAATGATTAGGATTAACAATCTAAAAACTCGTGTTGAGCGAGGCGCATTAGTTATAACGAATCACCTTAAACTTTTTGTAGCTATTAGCGCAGGTAGGCTTGAAGTGGAAGAAGATACCTACTTTGCCATCTCTATAAAGACACCCTTAGGTCAGGCACTTCAAGGTAAAGAAGCAGGTGAAGTAATAACTTTCCAAGCCAAGACCCACAAAATATTGCAAGTATTTTAA
- a CDS encoding MFS transporter gives MNYIRLARSYPDYLGYGMLHYFFSCMGQTFLISTFVPSFVESLSVTNNSFSLIYGLATICSAMILPFAGKLIDQFRLRNISMLTGAGLALACLLASFASNTIVLFFGLLSLRFFGQGMMVLLGSTSIARYFDLSRGKALSLSSMGLPIAESFMPVLIILLIQNFGWSVSWQILSGSILVVFIPLAILLVKGDNPFQFVPQEKDKGKANLDRVQDVSRKEVLRDWRFYMLLPGLIFLPLFITGMFIHQNLLADSKGWSMQWMASCFVGFGMARITTNFIAGSLIDRFSSRNVFIFYLFPIALGLGTLLMGTHPWLAMSYMILAGITASLSGLTSSSLWAEIYGVRHLGAIKSMATTMMVLASAIGPIIIGYGLSHNTEITIMTSILIIIVITICSWIAIRATTANKKLVA, from the coding sequence ATGAATTACATACGTCTGGCACGTAGCTATCCTGATTATTTGGGCTACGGAATGCTTCACTATTTTTTTTCCTGCATGGGCCAAACTTTTCTCATTAGTACTTTTGTCCCCTCATTTGTAGAAAGTCTTTCGGTTACCAATAATTCATTTAGCTTAATTTACGGATTGGCGACAATCTGCAGTGCTATGATCCTTCCTTTCGCAGGAAAATTAATTGATCAGTTTCGCCTTCGAAATATTAGCATGCTGACAGGTGCAGGTCTGGCGTTAGCATGCTTGCTGGCCTCCTTCGCATCCAATACTATAGTGCTGTTTTTTGGACTATTAAGCCTTCGTTTCTTTGGCCAGGGCATGATGGTATTATTAGGTTCTACCTCCATAGCCCGCTACTTTGACCTCAGCAGAGGTAAAGCCCTTTCGCTTTCCAGTATGGGTCTACCTATTGCAGAGTCTTTTATGCCCGTTCTAATTATCTTGCTGATTCAAAATTTTGGCTGGTCTGTAAGCTGGCAGATATTATCAGGGTCTATACTAGTTGTCTTTATCCCCCTGGCTATTCTACTGGTTAAGGGTGATAACCCATTTCAGTTTGTACCTCAGGAAAAAGATAAAGGGAAGGCTAATTTAGACAGGGTACAGGATGTATCTCGTAAAGAGGTATTGCGCGACTGGCGATTTTATATGCTTTTGCCCGGCCTTATTTTTCTTCCTCTTTTTATTACAGGTATGTTTATCCACCAAAACCTTCTCGCAGACTCTAAAGGGTGGAGCATGCAGTGGATGGCAAGTTGCTTCGTAGGCTTTGGTATGGCACGTATCACAACTAACTTTATAGCAGGAAGCTTAATTGATAGATTCTCCTCGCGAAATGTATTTATATTTTATCTATTTCCTATTGCGCTGGGCCTAGGCACATTGTTGATGGGTACTCATCCATGGCTGGCTATGTCGTATATGATATTGGCGGGTATTACTGCCAGTCTCAGTGGATTAACCAGCTCTTCTCTCTGGGCTGAAATATACGGTGTTCGCCATTTAGGGGCAATTAAAAGTATGGCTACCACTATGATGGTTCTTGCCTCAGCTATCGGCCCTATCATTATTGGCTACGGGCTTAGCCATAACACTGAAATCACTATAATGACCTCAATCCTTATTATTATTGTCATTACAATTTGTAGTTGGATTGCTATCAGAGCCACAACCGCTAATAAAAAATTAGTGGCTTAA
- a CDS encoding phosphoribosyltransferase: MFINRKEAALALGRELMHLHDEKPVVLGIPRGGVVMGKYIHEMLSAPLDVVMTKKISHPENPELAVGAVSMDNEVAVSQVQIPEKYFNDMAGEIRKLLCERYHKYMGGKDRLPICGTTVILVDDGIATGNTMLATIRLVRKQNPRKIVVATPVAPPDVVRIFEEEADEFVVLQTPPEFSAVGQFYEDFHQVSDEQVIDMLNA; the protein is encoded by the coding sequence ATGTTTATTAACCGCAAAGAAGCAGCCCTGGCATTGGGCCGAGAGCTAATGCACCTACACGACGAAAAGCCCGTAGTTTTAGGTATTCCCAGAGGGGGGGTAGTAATGGGCAAATACATACATGAGATGCTCTCGGCACCACTTGATGTAGTAATGACAAAAAAAATCAGCCATCCTGAAAATCCTGAGCTGGCAGTAGGCGCTGTTAGTATGGATAATGAAGTAGCAGTAAGCCAGGTACAAATACCAGAAAAATACTTCAATGACATGGCAGGGGAAATCAGGAAGTTGCTTTGTGAGCGCTACCACAAGTATATGGGTGGTAAAGATAGGCTTCCCATTTGTGGAACCACCGTAATCCTGGTAGATGATGGCATTGCTACTGGTAATACCATGCTGGCTACAATCAGGCTGGTACGCAAACAAAATCCTCGTAAAATTGTAGTAGCTACACCTGTAGCGCCACCTGATGTGGTTAGAATATTTGAAGAGGAGGCTGACGAATTTGTGGTTTTACAGACACCTCCAGAGTTTTCCGCAGTGGGTCAGTTCTATGAAGATTTTCATCAGGTAAGCGACGAGCAGGTTATTGATATGTTAAACGCATAA
- a CDS encoding dienelactone hydrolase family protein translates to MEKLINFDDQITISSDDKILNGRLVIPEESQAIIVFVGDLGHVLHNKTALQLADYMQQEGFATLLVDLLTKEETLTSTQDLDINHIAHRVSDVRNWIAENPQTEYMNTGFFSMNTGTAAVIKALNKPDSSINALVSLAGRPDLAQDSLKNINTPVLYLAGDADNANVTFHEKALSNFNSFSKLEVIADGGGDFLSPPILQKVALLSKEWFIRHL, encoded by the coding sequence ATGGAAAAACTGATAAATTTTGATGACCAGATTACAATCAGCTCTGATGATAAAATTCTAAACGGCAGATTAGTAATACCCGAAGAAAGCCAGGCTATTATAGTGTTTGTAGGTGACCTGGGACATGTGCTACATAACAAAACCGCCCTTCAGTTGGCAGATTATATGCAGCAAGAGGGCTTTGCTACTTTGTTAGTAGACTTGCTTACAAAAGAAGAAACCCTCACTTCTACCCAAGATCTAGATATTAACCATATAGCTCATAGAGTGAGTGATGTTCGTAATTGGATTGCTGAAAACCCTCAGACAGAGTACATGAACACTGGATTTTTTAGTATGAATACGGGCACAGCGGCAGTTATTAAGGCACTTAACAAACCAGACAGTAGTATTAATGCTTTAGTCTCTTTAGCAGGCAGACCTGACTTGGCGCAGGACAGCCTTAAAAATATTAATACACCAGTACTTTACCTGGCAGGAGATGCAGATAACGCTAATGTTACTTTTCATGAGAAAGCCTTATCTAATTTTAATTCTTTTTCTAAATTAGAAGTAATAGCTGATGGCGGAGGTGATTTTCTCTCGCCACCCATTTTGCAAAAAGTTGCACTCCTAAGTAAAGAGTGGTTTATCAGGCACTTATGA
- a CDS encoding DUF5627 domain-containing protein, with translation MKLKYIVCILSVMALASCENQDIVYPDYEVSACYFPYQTPIRTLILGKYDQGNNENDNNQRFEIGVTMGGVYSNEEDRQVHFELDNSLLDNVANVQTLSTEFYTIESTSPVTIPAGSTKGRISIQLNNAFFNDPMSFAPDNEVNYVIPLRITEAENLDTVLVGRSSLEAPNKVNPADWDQLPKDYTLFGIKFINKYHGHYLRRGIDVLTDADGNEVENVYHNEFVVKDEVVMLTTSGNQAVQLQNIVRRGGENSPGNLNMELVFGTDNSCRIISTEGDPYNISGSGMYVEDADEWGGLPRDVIYLDYSYTDMANNETHQVKDTLVIRDRAVVFEEFTVEFND, from the coding sequence ATGAAACTTAAATATATAGTCTGTATACTATCAGTTATGGCTTTGGCTTCCTGCGAAAATCAGGATATTGTATATCCTGACTATGAGGTTAGTGCCTGTTATTTCCCTTACCAGACACCTATACGTACCCTGATTTTAGGTAAGTACGACCAGGGCAATAACGAAAACGATAACAACCAACGTTTTGAGATTGGTGTAACCATGGGTGGTGTATATAGTAATGAGGAAGACCGGCAAGTGCACTTTGAGCTGGACAATAGTCTGCTAGACAATGTTGCTAATGTGCAAACGCTTTCTACGGAATTTTACACAATTGAAAGCACTAGCCCGGTAACTATTCCGGCAGGTAGTACAAAGGGAAGAATTAGTATCCAGCTAAATAATGCTTTCTTTAACGACCCTATGTCTTTTGCCCCCGATAATGAAGTAAATTATGTAATACCCCTAAGAATTACAGAAGCAGAAAACCTGGATACTGTTTTGGTGGGCAGAAGCTCTCTGGAAGCCCCAAATAAGGTGAATCCTGCTGACTGGGATCAGTTGCCTAAAGATTACACCCTTTTTGGAATAAAGTTTATCAATAAGTATCACGGCCATTATCTGCGTAGAGGTATAGATGTACTTACCGATGCAGATGGTAATGAAGTAGAAAACGTGTATCACAATGAGTTTGTGGTAAAGGATGAAGTGGTTATGTTAACTACTTCTGGAAATCAGGCCGTTCAATTACAGAATATAGTGCGACGTGGAGGGGAGAATAGTCCCGGAAACTTAAACATGGAGCTAGTTTTTGGTACTGACAATAGCTGTCGCATTATCAGTACTGAGGGTGATCCCTATAACATTAGTGGAAGTGGTATGTATGTGGAAGACGCGGATGAGTGGGGAGGTTTGCCCAGAGATGTGATTTACCTTGATTATAGCTACACAGATATGGCTAATAACGAAACTCATCAGGTAAAAGACACACTGGTCATCAGAGATAGAGCAGTGGTTTTTGAAGAGTTTACAGTTGAGTTTAATGATTAG
- a CDS encoding RagB/SusD family nutrient uptake outer membrane protein codes for MRQQHIILTFLCLLLGFTSCESLLEPVDENLLDEDRLNYDPAFAEGVLMNAYEALINQYDFMAVATDDAVTNTLSNGYRRMAVGEWSAQFNPASRWNKYEPVFYINKFIPTIENVQWKRDPEINELFKKRMIGEALAMRALHHFYILQAHAGQSQSGELLGIPYFSEFIESDGNFDVPRLSFEASVQAINEDFEEALTYLPMDYDDDISEIPAAYESFDPEAYKFVFGSSNNLRISGRIIKALQAKLALLAASPAFLDGAGDYYQRAAELSAALINDIGGVGGLDPGGLEFYDDDGDKYLPELLWRSSVYNGSWVELNHFPPSLNGEGKLNPSQNLVDAFPMENGYPIQHPSSGYDEGAPYQSRDPRLSKYILYNGNTIGWNTIYTGRGAGIDRIDSIAQRSTRSGYYLKKLLRPDVVISSDGTTTGQEHYNIFLRYTDIFLVFAEAANELGGPDLAINGISAREVISAIRQRAGISQPDAYLQSIASQDEMRTLIRNERRLELCFEGHRFWDMRRWKLNLNEDIRGVFYNGERYVPLEVEVRNYNDNAVYGPIPQQETVKFSSLEQNQGW; via the coding sequence ATGAGACAACAACATATAATACTGACATTCCTTTGCCTGTTGCTTGGGTTTACCTCTTGCGAATCCCTTTTGGAGCCGGTTGATGAAAACCTGCTGGACGAAGACCGCCTTAATTACGATCCTGCCTTTGCAGAAGGAGTACTGATGAATGCTTACGAAGCCTTGATAAATCAATACGATTTTATGGCAGTAGCCACAGACGATGCCGTAACAAACACACTTTCCAATGGCTACCGACGTATGGCCGTAGGGGAGTGGTCAGCACAATTTAATCCCGCCAGTCGCTGGAATAAGTACGAGCCTGTTTTCTACATCAATAAGTTTATTCCAACCATAGAGAATGTACAGTGGAAGAGAGACCCTGAGATTAATGAGCTTTTCAAGAAGCGCATGATTGGAGAGGCACTGGCCATGCGTGCATTGCATCATTTCTATATACTTCAGGCACATGCCGGACAAAGTCAGTCCGGAGAGCTTTTAGGTATACCCTATTTCTCAGAATTTATAGAGTCTGACGGAAACTTTGATGTACCCAGACTAAGCTTTGAGGCATCAGTACAGGCAATTAATGAAGACTTTGAAGAGGCTCTGACTTACCTCCCTATGGACTATGACGACGACATCTCAGAAATACCTGCCGCTTATGAAAGCTTTGACCCTGAAGCTTACAAATTTGTGTTTGGCTCCAGTAATAATCTACGTATCAGCGGAAGGATAATTAAGGCTCTTCAAGCCAAGCTGGCGCTTTTAGCAGCCAGCCCAGCTTTTCTGGACGGAGCAGGAGACTACTATCAGCGGGCAGCGGAGCTATCGGCAGCTCTGATCAATGATATTGGTGGTGTGGGCGGTCTGGATCCTGGTGGTTTGGAGTTCTATGATGACGATGGGGATAAATATCTGCCAGAATTACTTTGGAGAAGCTCAGTCTATAATGGTTCTTGGGTAGAGCTTAATCATTTTCCGCCCTCCCTGAATGGCGAGGGAAAGCTTAACCCTTCACAAAACCTGGTAGATGCTTTTCCTATGGAAAATGGCTATCCCATTCAGCACCCCTCTTCCGGTTACGATGAAGGCGCCCCCTATCAGTCTCGTGATCCTCGCCTGAGCAAGTACATACTTTACAATGGAAATACCATAGGCTGGAACACAATATACACAGGTAGAGGTGCGGGTATTGACAGAATAGACTCCATTGCCCAGAGGTCTACACGCTCTGGCTATTATCTCAAAAAACTACTGCGTCCGGATGTCGTCATTAGCTCTGACGGAACCACTACAGGGCAGGAGCACTATAACATATTTCTTCGCTATACAGATATATTTTTGGTTTTTGCCGAGGCTGCCAATGAACTGGGTGGTCCAGACTTAGCTATTAATGGGATAAGCGCAAGGGAGGTTATCAGTGCCATTCGCCAAAGAGCGGGTATCAGTCAACCAGATGCCTATTTGCAAAGTATTGCTTCTCAAGATGAGATGAGAACGCTCATTCGCAACGAAAGAAGACTGGAACTCTGCTTTGAGGGGCATCGCTTCTGGGATATGCGACGCTGGAAGCTGAATCTGAATGAAGATATCAGAGGGGTATTTTACAATGGAGAACGATATGTGCCGCTTGAGGTAGAAGTCAGGAATTACAACGATAATGCAGTTTACGGCCCCATTCCGCAGCAGGAAACTGTAAAATTTAGTAGCCTGGAACAAAATCAGGGTTGGTAA
- a CDS encoding SusC/RagA family TonB-linked outer membrane protein has translation MIYSNTLIKSFAIGCLGAFAATFAAYGQDSLQQTTQRVEERYQEPLLQYAEDTIALGFSKKARKNVVGATSAIRPDSYLEYDNSQWVRAALIGRITGLSGSDVIRGLGNAMIVVDGIPSRSIDLLNSEEIEQITVLKDANALAQYGAMGKNGVIVVTTKRGSSKFRRANVIVNYGISRPVSLPSYLGSADYMELFNEARLNDGLDSAFSQEQIFNYRQGTNPYRYPNVDYYSSKYLKPSNNFTNVLAEFSGGNDNTKYYVNLGYSSSGSLAKLNPDVDQGNKRFNVRGNIDFRVNNFISSSLDVVSIVNSNKSAHSDLFYQGLSLKPHVYAPLLPVSMIDTTLNEVLAGQVKGANLYDGFLLGGAQAYQNNTPIANILAGGYQESISRVTQVNNAIDIDLNSLAKGLTAKTYVSFDFYNTYALSVTNQYSVYEPVWSNDTIVGLNRLGNQDKKDLTENATTQGFITRYGFYGLLNYDKQVGEKHHINTSLIGFANNMFVRFQKQPAKNAHVAFQLSYSFDDKLLFDFSSAYVNSVKLPEGNRGKFSPSLGLAYVLSEENGLQNVSWLNYLKLRATAGVIYSDLGIEGHFMYKEVYEQQGGGYSWADGFSNSSTKLLQGRNNNFGYEQRKDINLGFESILFNSLWLEMNVFQTDIDDQVTQLNNQYPSYYADFMPNSNYSKDRYKGIELGINYSERVGSLNLDLGLRAMYTSSERLKVDEVYNDNYQYRKNLPLDVFWGLEDQGFYSVNDFDEEGVLKDGLAVPAFGDVQAGDIKYKDQNNDGVINNQDQVNIGRWFAPWTMGVNFRVAYKGLSLFVLGVGQYGNQALLENNYYWVDGDDKYSEVVRNRWTEENAENATFPRLSSQENNNNFRRSTFWMYDNSYFSISRAQLTYTLPVAWVDKLQMQNLSVYASGSNLLEFSEATKERQLIIGSSPMYRYFSVGLRAKF, from the coding sequence ATGATATATTCAAATACACTAATAAAAAGCTTTGCCATAGGATGTTTAGGAGCCTTTGCTGCCACTTTTGCCGCCTACGGACAAGACAGCTTACAACAAACTACTCAGCGGGTAGAGGAGCGTTACCAAGAGCCGCTTCTACAATATGCAGAAGACACCATAGCTTTGGGTTTTAGCAAAAAGGCCAGAAAAAATGTGGTAGGAGCTACCTCAGCCATACGGCCAGATAGTTATCTGGAGTATGACAACAGTCAGTGGGTGAGAGCAGCACTCATAGGGCGTATTACCGGGCTTTCTGGTAGTGATGTAATTCGCGGGCTAGGCAACGCTATGATTGTAGTAGATGGCATCCCCAGCAGATCTATTGATCTGCTTAACTCCGAAGAGATTGAGCAGATTACAGTACTAAAAGATGCCAATGCGCTGGCACAATATGGAGCTATGGGTAAAAATGGCGTAATCGTCGTTACCACTAAAAGAGGTAGTTCTAAATTTAGAAGAGCCAATGTGATAGTAAACTATGGCATCAGTAGGCCGGTTTCTTTGCCAAGCTATCTGGGTTCGGCAGACTATATGGAACTGTTTAATGAGGCTCGCCTCAACGATGGGCTGGACTCCGCATTTTCTCAGGAACAGATATTTAATTATCGTCAGGGTACAAACCCTTATCGTTATCCCAATGTAGATTATTACTCCTCTAAATATCTTAAGCCAAGCAATAATTTTACAAATGTACTGGCAGAGTTTTCCGGAGGAAATGACAATACCAAATATTACGTCAATCTGGGCTATAGTAGCTCCGGTTCTTTAGCCAAACTCAATCCGGATGTTGATCAGGGTAACAAACGTTTTAATGTAAGAGGTAACATAGACTTTAGGGTCAATAATTTTATCTCCAGCAGTCTGGATGTAGTATCAATCGTCAACTCCAATAAAAGCGCACATTCAGACCTGTTTTATCAAGGACTTAGCCTGAAGCCTCATGTTTATGCTCCCTTACTACCGGTTTCTATGATAGATACTACGCTCAACGAGGTGCTCGCTGGTCAGGTTAAAGGAGCTAACCTTTATGATGGTTTTCTTCTGGGTGGGGCACAGGCTTATCAGAATAATACACCGATTGCCAATATTCTGGCTGGTGGTTATCAGGAGAGTATATCAAGAGTTACCCAGGTTAACAATGCCATAGATATAGACCTGAATAGTTTAGCTAAAGGCCTCACTGCCAAAACATATGTCAGTTTTGATTTCTATAATACCTACGCGCTCTCTGTTACTAATCAGTATTCAGTATATGAGCCAGTATGGAGCAATGACACAATAGTGGGACTTAATCGTCTGGGTAATCAGGATAAGAAAGATTTAACTGAGAATGCCACAACTCAGGGTTTTATTACCCGCTATGGTTTTTATGGTTTGCTTAATTACGATAAGCAAGTGGGCGAAAAGCATCACATAAATACCTCGCTGATTGGTTTTGCTAACAATATGTTTGTTAGGTTTCAAAAGCAACCTGCCAAAAATGCTCATGTAGCTTTTCAGCTCTCATATAGCTTTGATGACAAACTGCTATTTGATTTCAGCTCGGCTTATGTCAATTCAGTAAAGCTTCCAGAGGGTAATAGAGGAAAATTCTCACCTAGCTTGGGACTTGCCTATGTGCTTAGCGAAGAAAATGGATTACAGAACGTATCATGGCTCAACTATCTCAAACTAAGGGCTACGGCTGGTGTAATCTATTCTGACTTAGGTATTGAGGGGCACTTTATGTATAAAGAAGTATATGAACAGCAGGGTGGAGGTTACAGTTGGGCTGATGGCTTTAGCAACAGCTCTACAAAACTCTTACAGGGCCGAAACAACAACTTCGGCTATGAGCAACGCAAAGATATTAACCTGGGCTTTGAGTCTATACTATTCAACAGCTTATGGTTAGAAATGAATGTATTCCAAACTGATATTGATGATCAGGTGACTCAATTGAACAATCAGTACCCCTCTTACTATGCAGATTTTATGCCTAATAGCAACTATAGCAAGGACAGATACAAGGGTATAGAGCTGGGAATAAATTATTCTGAACGTGTAGGGTCACTTAATCTGGATTTAGGTCTTCGGGCTATGTATACCAGTTCAGAAAGGCTAAAAGTAGATGAAGTCTATAACGACAATTACCAGTATCGTAAAAATCTCCCGCTGGATGTATTCTGGGGGCTGGAAGATCAGGGCTTTTACAGTGTAAATGATTTTGATGAAGAAGGAGTTTTAAAAGACGGTTTAGCGGTGCCAGCTTTCGGGGATGTACAAGCGGGCGATATTAAATATAAAGATCAGAACAATGATGGTGTGATTAACAATCAGGATCAGGTAAACATAGGTCGCTGGTTTGCACCCTGGACTATGGGCGTCAACTTTAGAGTAGCGTACAAAGGGCTTAGCCTGTTTGTGCTGGGTGTAGGTCAGTACGGAAATCAGGCATTATTAGAAAATAATTACTACTGGGTAGATGGTGACGATAAGTATTCCGAAGTAGTGCGTAACCGCTGGACAGAAGAAAATGCTGAAAATGCTACATTTCCTCGCCTCTCTTCTCAGGAAAATAATAATAACTTCAGAAGGTCTACATTCTGGATGTACGACAACTCCTACTTCAGTATTAGCAGAGCACAGCTCACTTATACATTACCTGTAGCCTGGGTAGATAAGTTACAGATGCAGAATCTAAGCGTGTACGCCTCAGGCTCTAATTTGCTGGAGTTTTCAGAGGCTACCAAAGAAAGACAGCTGATTATAGGCTCATCTCCTATGTACAGGTACTTTTCTGTAGGCTTAAGAGCCAAATTTTAA